One region of Mucilaginibacter gotjawali genomic DNA includes:
- a CDS encoding ABC transporter permease, with amino-acid sequence MFKLRATILKDIRILWRDKVGLSLMFAMPVMLVIVVTNIQNSTFQLVSKNKLPILISNQDTGQISSRLITSINKIGMFKVLQISGHQNEKSMSDAMHAKDAMLGVIIPANFSSKVAAKANNVAGKALKSFGLEGGTLKPAGNVDPLTLYYIPVLQESLRLSVEGAVRSALQLVESRETLRSLYFSINEKPMPENLENEMLNNKTAINEIPVTKSGTHIAPNATQHNVPAWTIFAMFFVIMSLGGSVVREKVSGSFIRLKTLPTSYLVAIVSKQITYLCVTMLQAAVIFSIGLWLFPVMGLPALNLPSDLVALFAVTIICGWCAVSYAICVGVFSDTQEQVNGFGAISIVILAAIGGLMVPSFAMQGFFRNSANFSPMHWCLEAYYTLFLEGGKLKDIINNIAPLFIITILLQAATFLGLKRKNLI; translated from the coding sequence ATGTTTAAACTCAGGGCTACCATATTAAAAGATATAAGAATCCTTTGGAGGGATAAAGTTGGCCTTAGTTTGATGTTTGCTATGCCTGTTATGCTGGTTATTGTGGTAACCAATATACAAAACAGCACTTTCCAACTGGTTAGTAAAAATAAATTGCCCATACTCATCTCCAACCAGGATACCGGCCAGATTAGCAGCCGGCTGATAACCTCCATTAATAAAATAGGCATGTTCAAGGTATTGCAGATTTCCGGCCACCAAAACGAAAAATCAATGTCGGATGCCATGCACGCGAAAGATGCGATGCTTGGGGTGATCATCCCGGCAAACTTCTCGTCAAAAGTAGCGGCCAAAGCAAATAATGTAGCCGGTAAGGCACTAAAAAGTTTTGGATTAGAGGGCGGTACGCTTAAACCGGCGGGCAATGTTGACCCGCTTACTCTTTATTATATCCCGGTGTTGCAGGAATCCTTAAGGCTTTCTGTTGAAGGGGCCGTAAGAAGCGCCTTGCAATTGGTGGAGAGCAGGGAGACATTAAGAAGCCTCTATTTTTCGATCAATGAAAAACCGATGCCCGAAAATCTCGAAAATGAAATGCTGAATAATAAAACGGCGATTAATGAAATTCCGGTCACAAAAAGCGGTACGCATATAGCGCCAAATGCAACCCAGCATAATGTGCCCGCATGGACAATATTTGCCATGTTTTTCGTCATCATGTCATTAGGCGGCAGTGTAGTAAGGGAAAAAGTAAGTGGCAGTTTTATCCGGCTAAAAACCCTACCCACCAGCTATTTGGTTGCCATCGTGTCGAAACAGATTACCTATCTCTGCGTAACCATGCTTCAGGCGGCCGTGATATTCTCGATAGGCCTATGGCTGTTCCCGGTTATGGGATTACCGGCACTTAATTTACCATCAGATCTGGTGGCCCTTTTTGCGGTAACCATAATTTGCGGCTGGTGTGCGGTAAGTTATGCCATTTGTGTGGGCGTATTTTCAGATACACAGGAGCAGGTGAATGGCTTTGGAGCCATCTCCATCGTCATATTGGCCGCTATCGGAGGGCTTATGGTACCAAGCTTTGCTATGCAGGGCTTTTTCAGGAACTCCGCCAACTTCTCGCCCATGCACTGGTGCCTCGAAGCATATTATACCTTATTTCTGGAAGGGGGAAAACTAAAAGATATAATAAACAATATTGCACCTTTGTTTATTATTACTATATTACTGCAGGCCGCAACGTTTTTGGGGCTCAAGAGAAAGAATTTAATATAA
- a CDS encoding SDR family oxidoreductase, with translation MDKKLQFSGLWAVILGGSSGFGFATVEKLALHGMNIAVLYRETSAAEKLLKEKFIKIAASNATTILPYNINALDDPGRASFIKDFAACAGKHSVKLLLHSIARGNLKPLVVSQTTISAVGDLVEADDVYNVLSIEDLQLTAYAMSTSLLDWTRLLLNAELFHGDGRIIGLTSEGAHKYWEGYAAVSMAKASLESLAQYMAVEFSTYGLKTNIIQAGVTETSSLKRIPGSEKLIEMCTKRNPFGRMTKPNDVAGVIYLLCTEESFWINGSIIHVDGGEHCK, from the coding sequence ATGGATAAAAAATTACAATTTTCGGGTTTGTGGGCGGTTATTTTGGGTGGTTCAAGCGGATTTGGCTTCGCCACTGTTGAAAAACTGGCGTTGCATGGGATGAACATAGCTGTTTTGTACCGCGAAACTTCGGCTGCCGAAAAACTGCTGAAAGAAAAGTTTATAAAAATTGCCGCATCAAACGCCACAACCATATTGCCTTATAACATCAATGCGCTAGACGATCCCGGGCGGGCATCATTTATAAAAGATTTTGCCGCGTGCGCCGGTAAACATAGTGTGAAATTGCTGCTCCATAGCATTGCAAGAGGAAATTTAAAGCCACTGGTTGTCAGCCAAACAACAATTTCGGCTGTCGGCGATTTAGTGGAGGCCGATGATGTTTATAATGTGTTGTCTATTGAGGATCTACAATTGACCGCTTATGCGATGAGCACCAGTCTGCTCGATTGGACAAGACTGTTGTTAAATGCTGAGCTTTTTCACGGCGACGGGCGAATCATTGGCCTTACCAGTGAAGGTGCACATAAATATTGGGAGGGGTATGCCGCTGTCTCCATGGCTAAAGCTTCTTTAGAAAGCCTTGCGCAATATATGGCAGTTGAATTTAGCACTTACGGGCTAAAAACAAATATCATACAAGCAGGTGTTACCGAAACTTCATCGTTAAAAAGGATTCCCGGAAGCGAGAAATTAATTGAAATGTGTACTAAAAGGAATCCATTTGGAAGAATGACCAAACCAAACGACGTTGCCGGTGTTATCTACCTGTTATGTACAGAGGAGTCGTTTTGGATAAACGGCTCCATAATTCATGTAGATGGCGGTGAGCATTGCAAATAG
- a CDS encoding 4'-phosphopantetheinyl transferase family protein, which produces MLSTGNDIVSLTAINKTRTNQPGFYSRILSDTEKTLYVELEAAAIPFENFVWLLWSIKESAYKYLYRINPGLVFSPTKFAVQQIELPFGYTETNFEGTETEGVNFDHKAVLKSVITFGCDTLYSRSLMYRELVVSVVNGDKDFENTNWGIKLINSSDPEYQSNAVRAFLVNRLNKLFHLDDLIVGKSTHGVPIVLKGDVKLGLSVSLSHHDQMVAYSFQLE; this is translated from the coding sequence ATGTTGAGTACAGGTAATGATATTGTATCCTTAACTGCAATCAATAAAACCCGCACAAATCAGCCCGGATTTTATTCAAGAATACTTTCTGATACCGAAAAAACACTTTACGTGGAGTTGGAAGCAGCGGCGATTCCTTTCGAAAACTTTGTTTGGTTATTATGGTCAATAAAAGAATCGGCCTACAAATACCTGTATAGAATTAATCCCGGCCTGGTTTTTTCGCCAACCAAATTTGCTGTACAACAAATTGAACTACCGTTTGGATATACTGAAACCAACTTTGAGGGTACTGAAACCGAAGGTGTCAACTTTGATCATAAGGCTGTTTTGAAAAGCGTAATAACCTTCGGTTGCGATACGCTTTATTCAAGATCGTTAATGTACCGCGAGCTGGTTGTTTCAGTAGTAAATGGCGATAAAGATTTTGAAAACACCAATTGGGGGATCAAATTAATCAATAGCTCCGATCCTGAATACCAATCAAACGCTGTTAGGGCGTTTTTAGTGAATAGACTGAATAAGCTTTTCCATCTGGACGACCTTATTGTAGGCAAAAGTACGCATGGAGTCCCTATCGTATTAAAAGGTGATGTAAAGCTCGGGCTTTCCGTTTCTCTGTCCCATCATGATCAAATGGTTGCTTATTCATTTCAACTTGAGTGA
- a CDS encoding acyl carrier protein — translation MTRAEILNELKKVFAPYTTNKELLNSINDDTDLIRDLKINSANLVDIIIDAETKYNIEIDFDAADKMINVGSCIDVISEKINQKNVEYR, via the coding sequence ATGACCAGAGCTGAAATTTTAAATGAGCTAAAAAAGGTTTTTGCACCTTATACTACCAACAAAGAATTGCTGAATAGCATTAACGACGATACGGATCTGATAAGGGATTTGAAAATTAACTCTGCTAACCTGGTGGACATTATTATTGACGCGGAAACCAAATATAATATTGAGATCGATTTCGATGCCGCCGATAAAATGATTAATGTGGGTTCCTGCATTGATGTCATAAGCGAAAAAATCAATCAAAAAAATGTTGAGTACAGGTAA
- a CDS encoding 3-hydroxyacyl-ACP dehydratase FabZ family protein — MNNHILSHLPYKSSFRFVDNISLLNEDEVMGEYTLRNDAFFYEDHFVGNPVTPGVIITEIMAQIGLVVLGMFLVLKEPRLNFMENDSLFPLLTSTDVSFYKIVLPGQKVTVISKKQYFRFGKLKCYVELLDSSKELVAKGMFSGVIKKINIKND; from the coding sequence ATGAATAATCATATACTTAGCCATTTACCCTATAAATCGTCATTCCGTTTTGTTGACAATATTTCATTACTTAATGAAGATGAGGTTATGGGAGAATATACGCTACGAAATGACGCCTTTTTTTATGAGGACCATTTTGTAGGAAACCCGGTTACACCAGGGGTAATTATAACCGAAATTATGGCGCAGATAGGTCTGGTGGTTTTGGGAATGTTTTTAGTACTTAAGGAGCCCCGTTTGAATTTTATGGAGAACGATTCATTGTTTCCCTTGCTTACTTCAACAGATGTTTCCTTTTATAAGATTGTTTTACCCGGGCAAAAAGTTACGGTTATCTCAAAAAAACAATATTTCCGATTCGGAAAGTTAAAATGTTATGTCGAACTGCTGGATAGTTCGAAAGAACTGGTTGCAAAAGGAATGTTTTCGGGCGTTATAAAAAAAATAAATATTAAAAATGACTAA
- a CDS encoding 3-oxoacyl-[acyl-carrier-protein] synthase III C-terminal domain-containing protein, which translates to MLPSHGVMTHGWLPESGSIEVVSPSGVCCAGMHALKYAYLAIKAGDVKKAVATGSERFSGLLVAEVFEEEAQKLKEMEENPYIAFQKDFLRWMLSDGASAFLMTDQPNEEGLSLRIDWIEGVSYANQMDACMYMGAEKLEDGSLKGFMDYTPEEIMTQSVFSIKQDITLLSDNIIKLGGIKIKEIFERRELTAKDIDHFLPHISSNFFKSKIYDMIEEYGGGIPYEKWFMNLFTVGNVGAASVYLMIDELFKSGKLKKGEKILLLVPESGRFSYMYAMLTVC; encoded by the coding sequence ATGCTGCCGAGCCACGGCGTGATGACACATGGCTGGTTGCCGGAGAGCGGGAGTATCGAAGTGGTATCTCCATCGGGCGTCTGCTGTGCCGGTATGCATGCCCTCAAATACGCCTACCTTGCCATCAAAGCAGGAGATGTTAAAAAAGCTGTCGCAACCGGTTCTGAACGATTTTCGGGGCTGCTGGTGGCGGAGGTTTTTGAGGAAGAGGCACAGAAACTGAAAGAGATGGAAGAAAACCCTTACATTGCATTTCAAAAAGACTTTTTAAGATGGATGTTATCTGACGGCGCATCGGCCTTTTTGATGACAGACCAACCGAATGAAGAAGGACTGAGTCTCCGGATTGACTGGATAGAAGGTGTTTCCTATGCCAACCAGATGGATGCCTGTATGTATATGGGCGCCGAAAAGCTGGAAGATGGCTCGTTAAAAGGCTTTATGGACTATACGCCGGAAGAAATCATGACCCAATCGGTCTTCAGCATCAAACAGGATATTACATTGCTGAGCGACAACATTATTAAATTGGGTGGTATAAAGATCAAGGAGATCTTTGAAAGGCGGGAACTTACAGCTAAGGACATTGACCATTTTTTACCACATATATCCAGTAATTTTTTCAAAAGCAAGATCTATGATATGATTGAGGAATATGGCGGCGGCATTCCTTATGAAAAATGGTTTATGAATTTATTTACAGTTGGAAACGTGGGCGCTGCATCCGTATATCTGATGATTGACGAGCTTTTTAAAAGCGGGAAATTAAAAAAAGGCGAGAAGATACTATTGCTCGTGCCTGAAAGCGGGCGTTTTTCGTATATGTATGCCATGCTAACGGTTTGCTAA
- a CDS encoding DUF4872 domain-containing protein, which translates to MLGIPFGFAGVKGIKSTGNKIKKWRDKLGLQKAGSYLAQMVRMQEEIGTGGGGFRYIYAAFLQEADAWLPGNGLAAVSVMFTQAGDLWRTAAVQAAGIYKGRISSQQDFDLMGNYLIEIAELEKEAFLVLKKIKWQ; encoded by the coding sequence ATGCTGGGCATACCCTTTGGCTTTGCAGGTGTAAAAGGGATAAAAAGCACGGGAAATAAAATAAAAAAATGGCGGGATAAACTCGGCCTGCAAAAAGCGGGTTCATACCTGGCACAAATGGTGCGGATGCAGGAAGAGATAGGCACCGGCGGCGGCGGCTTCCGTTATATTTACGCCGCTTTTTTGCAGGAAGCTGATGCCTGGTTGCCCGGCAACGGATTGGCAGCAGTATCGGTTATGTTTACACAAGCAGGCGATTTGTGGCGTACCGCAGCGGTACAGGCAGCCGGGATTTACAAAGGGAGGATTAGCAGCCAGCAGGATTTCGACTTAATGGGCAACTACCTGATCGAGATAGCGGAGTTGGAGAAAGAGGCTTTCCTTGTTTTAAAGAAAATAAAATGGCAATAA
- a CDS encoding BtrH N-terminal domain-containing protein — protein MKIEFEHRQAAHCESGVTSNLLRISSQGKITEPLAFGIGAGLFFAHIPFMKINNGPAIAFRTLPGHIFNRTCKSLGIPVTRKKFRSTEKAEAFLRTSLDNGHAVGCQVGVYYLPYFPKEYRFHFNAHNLIVYGREEENYLVSDPIMEGTNILDRYQLERVRFAKGALAPKGHIYYPYRGADISDEQIKQAIKCGIKKMRATCWAYPLALQV, from the coding sequence ATGAAGATTGAGTTCGAACACCGCCAGGCTGCACATTGTGAATCGGGTGTTACCAGTAATTTATTAAGAATCAGTTCGCAGGGCAAAATCACCGAACCGCTTGCCTTTGGCATAGGCGCAGGGTTATTTTTTGCCCATATCCCTTTCATGAAGATCAACAATGGTCCGGCTATCGCTTTCCGGACATTGCCGGGGCATATTTTCAACCGCACATGCAAATCATTGGGCATACCGGTGACCCGGAAAAAATTCCGTTCGACAGAAAAGGCAGAAGCATTTTTACGCACATCGCTTGATAATGGTCACGCGGTGGGTTGCCAGGTGGGTGTATATTATCTCCCTTATTTCCCAAAAGAATATCGCTTCCATTTTAATGCCCATAACTTAATTGTTTATGGCCGTGAGGAAGAAAATTACCTGGTGAGCGACCCCATTATGGAAGGCACCAATATTTTAGACCGTTATCAGCTGGAAAGGGTTCGCTTTGCCAAGGGGGCTCTTGCACCTAAAGGCCATATCTATTATCCTTACCGCGGGGCTGATATTAGCGATGAACAGATAAAACAAGCCATTAAATGCGGGATCAAAAAAATGCGAGCAACATGCTGGGCATACCCTTTGGCTTTGCAGGTGTAA
- a CDS encoding beta-ketoacyl-[acyl-carrier-protein] synthase family protein, translating into MTKRVVVTGLGVVSPNGIGVPSFLHAIKNGISGIKFMPRYEELNFSCRLAGMPDFEWVKLINYISEVTLHGLKGTNIAYGLAAALDAWADSGMDYETDEPRWETGCVFGNSIADTEAMKNVIIRVDNKEAKKLGSRVVEQAMNSGVTSYIAGRLGLGNKVITNSAACATGSQAILMGYEYIKHGYAKRMLTGSAEHVDTYVYGAFDSMRVLSWKFNDHPEQASRPMSSSAGGFVPGSGAGALVLEELDFALARNAKIYAEVLGGSSNSGGQRQGGTMTAANSTGVIRCIQQALASSRVDSQQIDLISGHLTATNADSKEIQNWSDALKRAGDDFPLINSLKSMIGHCLSAAGSIESVAAVLQIAHQFVHPNINLEDPNPEITNKIGIDCLPVDMIKKEINIVAKANFGFGDVNSCLIFSKYN; encoded by the coding sequence ATGACTAAGCGTGTAGTGGTTACGGGCTTAGGGGTGGTGTCGCCTAATGGAATAGGAGTTCCTTCTTTTTTGCATGCCATAAAAAATGGAATATCAGGCATAAAATTTATGCCGCGGTACGAAGAGCTTAATTTTAGCTGTCGGCTAGCCGGGATGCCTGATTTTGAATGGGTTAAATTGATTAACTATATTTCCGAAGTTACGCTTCATGGTCTAAAAGGTACAAATATTGCTTATGGACTGGCAGCTGCGTTGGATGCCTGGGCCGATTCGGGAATGGATTATGAAACCGACGAACCCCGCTGGGAAACCGGTTGCGTTTTTGGAAATAGCATTGCCGATACGGAAGCTATGAAAAATGTGATCATCCGGGTAGACAATAAAGAAGCAAAAAAATTAGGCTCACGCGTTGTGGAGCAAGCCATGAACAGTGGTGTAACATCGTATATAGCCGGCCGGCTGGGTTTGGGTAATAAGGTAATCACCAACTCAGCAGCCTGTGCTACGGGCTCGCAGGCCATTTTAATGGGCTACGAATACATCAAACACGGCTATGCAAAGCGCATGCTTACCGGTAGTGCCGAACATGTAGACACTTATGTTTATGGCGCCTTTGATTCCATGCGGGTATTGTCTTGGAAGTTTAATGATCATCCTGAACAGGCGTCAAGGCCGATGAGTTCATCGGCCGGTGGATTTGTACCCGGATCGGGTGCTGGAGCATTGGTTTTAGAGGAGCTGGATTTTGCTTTAGCGCGCAATGCCAAAATTTATGCAGAGGTTTTGGGCGGCTCAAGCAATTCGGGCGGACAAAGACAGGGCGGCACCATGACGGCCGCTAATTCAACGGGTGTTATCAGGTGTATTCAGCAGGCGCTCGCCAGTTCACGCGTAGACTCACAACAGATAGACCTGATCAGCGGGCACTTAACGGCGACTAATGCTGATAGCAAGGAGATCCAGAATTGGAGCGACGCACTAAAAAGAGCGGGAGATGATTTTCCACTGATCAACTCTTTAAAATCAATGATAGGCCATTGCCTGAGCGCTGCCGGCTCCATAGAATCTGTAGCAGCGGTGTTGCAAATAGCGCACCAGTTTGTTCATCCTAACATTAACCTGGAAGATCCCAACCCCGAAATTACTAACAAAATAGGTATAGATTGCCTGCCTGTTGATATGATAAAAAAAGAAATTAATATTGTGGCTAAAGCAAATTTTGGTTTTGGCGATGTTAATTCATGTTTAATATTTTCAAAATATAATTAA
- a CDS encoding GntR family transcriptional regulator: MEFRDNEAIYLQIAAFVSENILMGKWPGEQKIPSVRDLAVELEVNPNTVMRSYEFLQNQGVIYNKRGLGLFVAPDGYDKIKAYRRDRFIEQDLQGIFRNMYLLDISFEEMQQWFEQFKRDNYKSDNNNENKL, from the coding sequence ATGGAGTTTAGAGACAACGAAGCTATCTACCTGCAAATTGCCGCTTTTGTAAGCGAAAATATTTTAATGGGGAAATGGCCGGGAGAACAAAAGATACCATCAGTACGGGACCTGGCCGTAGAGCTGGAAGTTAACCCCAACACAGTGATGCGTTCTTACGAATTTTTGCAAAACCAGGGAGTGATCTATAACAAAAGGGGTTTGGGTTTATTTGTTGCGCCCGATGGTTACGATAAAATAAAAGCATACCGAAGAGACCGCTTTATTGAACAGGATCTGCAGGGCATTTTTAGAAATATGTATTTGCTGGATATCAGTTTTGAAGAAATGCAGCAATGGTTTGAGCAGTTTAAAAGGGATAATTACAAATCGGACAATAACAATGAAAACAAGTTATAA
- a CDS encoding ABC transporter ATP-binding protein, whose amino-acid sequence MIQIENLSFGYRKKTLLFEGLNLSLNKGHIYGLLGKNGAGKSTLLKNMTGLAFPQKGSCLYNGINVSNRTVSVLEDIYFIAEELYVPSLTPVQFVANTAGFYPKFSQSDFYHYLKLLDVDMDGKMDKQSFGQQKKAMIAFGLATNTNLLIMDEPTNGLDIPSKVQFRKLIASVLTDDRCMVISTHQVRDLDSLIDTLLVLNDREIVVNLPMDEVVDKLIFGLYPDTGGLPVVYEEESIRGKNAILRNMTGNFSKVDLELLFNGIITGNKTLLEILKASPNE is encoded by the coding sequence ATGATACAAATAGAAAATTTAAGCTTTGGATATAGGAAGAAAACCCTGCTTTTTGAGGGGCTCAACCTGTCATTAAACAAAGGACATATTTATGGGCTGCTTGGTAAAAATGGTGCAGGTAAATCAACGTTGTTAAAGAATATGACCGGGCTTGCGTTTCCTCAAAAGGGAAGTTGTTTATATAATGGTATAAATGTTTCGAATCGGACCGTTTCCGTATTGGAGGATATTTATTTTATTGCGGAGGAGTTATACGTTCCCTCGCTAACGCCGGTGCAGTTTGTTGCCAATACCGCCGGGTTTTATCCAAAATTCAGCCAGAGCGATTTTTACCATTACCTTAAACTGCTGGACGTTGATATGGACGGCAAAATGGATAAACAATCCTTTGGGCAACAAAAAAAGGCAATGATTGCTTTTGGGCTTGCAACCAACACTAACCTTTTAATAATGGACGAACCAACCAACGGCCTGGATATCCCTTCAAAAGTGCAGTTCCGGAAATTGATCGCGTCGGTACTTACTGATGATCGCTGTATGGTGATCTCTACCCACCAGGTAAGGGATCTGGACAGCCTGATCGATACTTTACTTGTTTTGAATGACCGTGAAATTGTAGTTAACCTGCCCATGGATGAAGTGGTGGATAAGTTGATTTTTGGTCTCTATCCTGATACCGGAGGGTTGCCTGTTGTCTACGAAGAAGAAAGCATCCGCGGCAAAAATGCCATCCTTCGCAATATGACAGGCAACTTCAGCAAGGTGGATCTTGAATTGCTTTTCAACGGCATTATCACGGGCAACAAAACCTTATTGGAAATTTTAAAAGCATCGCCAAATGAATAA
- a CDS encoding ATP-binding cassette domain-containing protein: MKRRVNLAIGVIHEPEILFLDEPTVGVDVQTRHAIINYLLELNKNGTTLIYTSHQLSEAEGLCQQVALIDDGKIIAHNSLNELLKDYKEDSLEHLFLNLTGKDYRNDV, encoded by the coding sequence ATGAAACGCAGGGTTAACCTGGCCATTGGCGTCATCCATGAGCCGGAAATATTGTTTTTAGATGAACCGACCGTTGGCGTAGATGTTCAAACCAGGCATGCCATTATCAACTATCTTTTAGAATTAAATAAAAACGGTACTACCCTTATTTATACCTCGCACCAATTAAGCGAAGCCGAAGGCTTATGCCAGCAGGTTGCCTTGATTGATGATGGCAAAATAATAGCCCATAACAGCCTTAATGAATTGCTTAAAGATTATAAAGAGGACAGCCTTGAACATTTATTTTTAAACTTAACAGGAAAGGATTACCGGAACGATGTTTAA